Within Pseudomonadota bacterium, the genomic segment CTCCGCCTCGTCTCTGCGCCTTTCGAGGTCGATCTCTCCTTCACCGTGGGCGACGCGCTCCCCCCATCCGTGCGTGATTGGCTCCCCTGGGCGGGGCGAGACCTCGATGAAGCGGGCCTCACCTGTCTGCATCGGCCTCGCGCAACCTATTGCATCAGGTCGCGCCCCGCATGGGGCGGCGTGCCCCTGACGGGTCCGTCCGAGCGACAGCCCACCGCAGACGAGAGAGCCGCCAAGGACAATCCGCGACGCGCCGCGTGCTTCACCAGCGCGGTGAGCGCGGAGACCGCACTGGCGGTCACCGGCGTGCTCATCGATGCGTGCGCGCAGCGGTTCTGGCACGGTTTCCGCTTGTCTCCATTCCTGGGCGGTGCCTTCGATGTGCGCGACTATGTCTCGGTTCACGCACAGGCGGGTCCGCACGGTCTCGAGCTTCACACACACGGCTTGAGACGCTTCGGACGGGTGGATGTGGAGATGGGCCATGTGCCCCACGACGCACTTCCATTCGGCACCCGTGTCCTGAACGAGATCAGTCAGCACCAGGCGCTGGGGAACGTGGTTCGAAACGGGGAGACCCTCGTGGTCGATGGAGAGTACGCATTCTCGCTGAGCGCCACGTCGAAGAGCGGATCACACGTGGGCAATGAGGTTCTTGCCCTCGTTGACCCGTCTGATGCGCCCCATCGCGACGCGCGCGCCCCGCGCCAGACCCTCGCGCGCTTCTGCGAGGATGTGGCCGATGAGATGCTGACGCAGTCCGATCTGCAGGGCGCGCTGCGATGGCTGAGCCACGCGGTGCTGCTGGCGCCGATGCTCTCTCGTCTGCTGCGCAAGCGCGCAGGCGTGCTCGCGCACCTGGGCCGTGAGGCAGACGCGAACGCCGACATGGAGAATGCCCGCGCACTCGAAGCGTCTGCCGCGCTGCCGCGCTGACGTCAGCCCAGGCTGGTGATCCAGCCTTCCAAGCGGTTGAGTCCCTCGTCGATGCGCTCCATCGACGTGGCAAAGCTCAGACGCACGTTCCCAGGTGCGGCGAAGTCCTCTCCCGGCACCACGGCCACCCGGGCCTCCTCGAGCAGCGACGCCGCCAGATCTCCCGCGGTCTGCAGCACGTTTCCGCGACCGTCTCGCCGACCGAACAGCGCGGAGATGTCTGGGAAGACGTAGAATGCGCCGGTGGGCTGAACGCACTTCACTCCCGGCATCGATGACAGGCGCGCGTGCATGTGCGCGCCGCGCTGGGCAAACGCCTGACGCATGGTCTCGACAGCGTCTTGTGGCCCGTCGAGTGCGGCGGGAACAGCGGCCATGGCGAAGCTGGTGATGTTTGAGGTCATCTGCCCCTGAAGGCCGTCCATGGCCTTGATCAGGGGGAGCGGCGCAACCGTGAATCCGATGCGCCAGCCGGTCATGGCGTAGCTCTTGCTCAGGCAGTTGAAGGTCACTGTTCGTTCGAAGAGGCCGTCGCGCAGCGTGGCGAAGCTGGTGAACGGGGTGGTGCCATACACCAGCCGCTCGTAGATGTCGTCGGCGAAGACGACCAGGTTCGGATGTCGCATCACCACATCAGCCAGACCCTGAAGATCATCGGGGCTGTACATGGTGCCCGTGGGGTTGCTCGGAGAGTTGAGCACCAGCACACGGCTTCGGGGGGTGAGGGCCGCCTCGAGCTGCTCTGGGGTGATCTTGAAGCCGCTATCGACGGTGGTGGGAATCTCCTTCACCACCCCGCCAGCCAGGCGGGCCTGCTCGGGGTAGGTGACCCAGTAGGGCGCCGGGATCAAGACCTCGTCGCCCGGATTGACCAGGGCCATGAAGGCGAGGTACAGGCTGTGCTTGCCACCCACCGAGATGATGACGTTCTCCGGCTTGCAGTCAAATCCGTGGCGGCTGTTCATGTAGCGCGCGACGGCGGCTCTGGCCTCTGGCGTGCCGGGGTTGGGCTCGTACTTGGTGCGACCGCGTTCCAGCGCTTCGATGGCCGCCTGCTTGATGTGGGCAGGCGTATCGAAATCGGGTTCTCCTGCGCCGAAGCCGATGACGTCGACCCCCGCTGCCTGGAGGGCTTTCACCCGCGCGGTGACCGCAAGCGTGCTCGATGGCTTCAGGGCGCCTGCCCGATCTGAGAGTCGCAAGGGGCTCGATGACATCCGGTTCCTCCGTCGCGCAGTTCTGTCGGGAGCGCGTGTGCCTTGTTACGCAGCGGGACGCGCGAGTCCCTGCCGTGGCTTCAGTACTCGAAGCTGCTGGCGCCGATGAACTCACGCAAGATGGAGGTGGGGGGAACGTGGTCCGGATAGATGGCCACGAACCGGTCGATGAGCTCCCGAAGGCGGAACGCCGTTGCGAACGCCGGATCGCTGCGCGGCACCTCGAGGAGGTAGCGCTCGGCGTATACCTTCAAGACGGAGAGCTCATAGATCAGTGACGTGTCGAACACCACGTCTGCGCGCGAGATGTGCGGAAAGATGTGTGCGTGCTCTCCTCTGCGCACCGCCGGCCAGCGCGCGATGCTCTCGGCGGCGGTGGCGTTGCGGGTGTGCCGATCACGAACGATGCGACGGATGAGCCGCAGATCGGTGGGATTGACGCGGGAGAGGGGGTCGAATGCGAGGGAGGCCAGGGGCTGGATGAAGATGCGGTACACCTGCGCTGCCTCAACGCCAGGCCCCAGGAGCGATGGGTTGAGGCCGTGTATCCCCTCGAGAACCAGCAGCCCTCCTTCGCGGAGGCGCACCTCCCGGCCGCCGTCGGGTATCGATCGGCCGCTCTGGAAGCTGAATCGCGCCAGCTTCACCGTCTCGCCACGTAGCAGACGCGCCATCTGATCGCCGAGCAGCGCGAGATCGAGCGCTTCCAACGCCTCGAAGTCGTAGTCGCCACTGGCGTCTCGTGGGCAGCGCTCGCGGTCCTTGTAGTAGTCGTCGAGGGAGACGTTGACCGGGTCGAGACCGTTGACCTGCAGCTGAACGCTCAGCCGCTTGATGAAGGTGGTCTTGCCAGACGATGACGGTCCGGCGACACACACGATTCGAACACCGCTGCGGCTGGCGATGGTGTCGGCGATGTGCGTGAAGCGCTTCTCATGAAACCCCTCGGCCACGCGTATGGTGTCGGCCACGTGTCCTCTGACGCATTTCTCATTGAACTCGCCAACCGAGTTGACGCCGAGGGAGGCCAGCCATCGGGCGTGCTGGTGCAGCACATCTGCGTATGCGCGACTGGCGACCTCGGCCGACGTTCGTTCATCGCCCCCCGCGATGAGCAGCAGACGACCATCGACGGCTCTTACCGAGAACTGGCCGATGCGTCCGGCTCTGCTGGCGAGCGCGCTCAATCCCAGGTAGCGCAGGCTGCCGCACGTCACGAGACGGACCGCGAACTCGCGTGACATGTGGAGCAGCAGCGCGGGTGACGTCCAACCGCGGTCTCGGAACCAGTCGATGGCTTCCTGGGCGGCCCACCACTCGTGTCGTATGTCGATGTCGGCAGCCACCATCGCGCGCATGCGCGCCTCGAGCCGTGGCGCGAGTCGCTCTAGCGGCTCACCGTCTGGACCTGTCACATCGATCCACTGATGGGTGCTCAGCGACGAACCCAGGCTGAACGTGCGATCGGGGTCGATCTCTGCGGCGGCCTCGAGCAGCATCAAGGCGGCGCTTCGGCGGTAGATGCGCTGGCCTTCTCGCTCTGCTGTTGTGAGCGCCTTCACGCTCACGTCTGACAGAAGCGGGGTGTCGAGCGGCATGATGACGCCGTCGACGATGGCCGCGACAACGGGGTGGTCATCGACGGCTGACGGGAGCACCTCGTAGGGCGTCGTGCCGACGGGCACGGTCCGGATGTCGTCGGGGAGCGAGACCGTGACTGTGGTTCGACCCGATGGGGTGCGTTGTGGAACGACGGGGGCGCGGTGTGCGTGATCGCTGTCGGTCATTTCGGTCCGGTTCCTCGCGGGCGCAACCGTCCCTGCACAGGGCTCGCAGCCAGGTTCGCAGGTCGTCGGTGGCTGTTGCACCCTGAAGAACGGGGCGCGAGGGGGGAGGTGCAGGCGAAGGCGAACGATGGGGCATGCGCATTCCACACGAGCCCATCATCGACGACATGCACGGTCGACAGATCGTGGATCCCCATCGCGCCCTGGAAGATGAGAACGATCCCGACGTCATCGCGTGGACCCGCGAGCAGGGCGCGCTCACGCGCGCCGTTCTCGACGCGGTGCCGCAGCGCGCGGCCATTCGTGAGCGGCTGCGCGAGCTGCTTCGCATCGGGTGGGTCGGCGTTCCCCGAGTGCGCGGGCACCGCTATTTCATGGAGCGGCGCGAGGGGGAGCAGAACCAGCCCGTGCTGCACGTTCGCGACGGGCTTCAAGGCGAAGAGCGGGTTCTGCTCGACCCCAACGCGTGGAGCAGCGACGGGACCATCGCTCTCGACTGGTGGGTGGTGAGCAATGACGGACGACGCATGGCCTACGGAGTCTCGAAGGGTGGCGATGAGCGAAGCACGCTCCACGTTCTCGAGGTCGATTCCGGTGAGACCCTGGGTGACGTGATCCCGGGCACCCGCGCCTGCTCGCTGGCGTGGCTCGAAGACGGCAGCGGTTTCTACTACACCCGCTACCCGGCGGAAGGAGAGGTGCCTTCCGGCGAGGAGGGGTATCACCGACGGATCTTCCTGCATCGCCTGGGGGAAGACCCGGCGGGCGATCGACTGGTGTTCGGCGAGGGGCGCGCCCGCGAGCACTGGCCCAATGTGGATCTCTCCGATGATGGCCGATGGATGCTGGTGAGCGTGGAGGTGGGATGGACGCGAACCGATCTCTATCTCTTCGATCGGGTCGCGCAGACGCCGCCCGTGGTCATCTCCGAAGGGGTCGACGTGCTGTTCGGCGCCGAGATCGTGGGCGATGTGCTGTTCCTGCTCACCAACGACGGGGCGCCACGGTACCGCCTGTACCGCGTTGATCTCGAGGCGGGCAGCGCCGGCGATCGCGGGGCCTGGCGCGAGATCATCGCGGAGCACGAAACCCGTGTGCTCTCGGGATTCATGGTGGTGGGTGGCCAGCTCATCGTGCACTGGATGGAACGCGCCTCCTCACGCCTGACCGTGCACGATCTCGATGGACGCCACATCGATGAGATCGCTCTCCCCACCCTGGGGACGGTCTCCGGCATGAGCGGAGAGCACGATGGTGATGAGCTGTTCTTCGGGTTCAGCTCGTTCACCGTTCCGCCGACCGTCTACCGATGCGCGGTATCCGACAGGGTGGAAGCGCCGGCGCGCCATCTGAGCGTGGAGGCCGACCTCGACCCCGCCCGCTATGCGGTGAACCAGGTGACGTATCCGTCGCGAGACGGCACCCCGATCACCATGTTCGTGGTGCATCGCGCCGATCTCTCGCTCGACGGCACCTCGCCCTGCGTGCTCACAGGATACGGCGGGTTCAATGTCTCGATGACGCCAGGATTCACCCGTTCGACATACGTGTGGCTTGAACGTGGTGGGGTGTATGCCATTCCCAACCTGCGCGGAGGTGGAGAGTACGGGGAGGCCTGGCATCGTGCGGGAATGCTCGAGAGCAAGCAGAACGTCTTCGACGATTTCATCGCCGCGGCCGAGTTTCTCATCGCCTCCGGCTACACGCGATCAGAGCGTCTGGCCATCAGCGGGGGGAGCAATGGCGGGCTTCTTGTCGGTGCGGCGATGACGCAGCGCCCAGCGCTGTTCAGGGCGGTGGTCTGCTCGGTTCCGCTGCTCGACATGCTGCGCTATCATCTGTTTCGCATCGCGCGTCTGTGGATTCCCGAGTACGGCTGCGCCGAAGACCCTGAGCAGTTCGAGTGGCTCGTGTCGTACTCGCCCTACCACAACGTCACCGACGGCGTCGCCTATCCCGCGACGCTTCTGCTGACCGGCGCCTCTGACAGCCGTGTCGATCCGCTGCACGCCCGCAAGATGGCCGCTCGGCTGAAGGAAGCAACAAGCGGAGGGCCCGTTCTGCTGCGGGTCGAGTCTGATGCGGGTCACGGCGCTGGCAAGCCGCTGGCCAAGGTGCTCGACGAAGGAACGGATACCTGGTCTTTCGTCTTCTCGCAGCTGGGTGTCAGGTAGCGGGCGTGGCGTTGAGGCTGCGGAGCTCGCCGCGCAGCTCGGTCAGCCGCTGGGGCGGACTCATGTCGATCTTGTACTTCGATTCGAGCGCGGTGATCTGCTCGACCATGAAATCGGAGAGCGGGGAGAAGCGGGTGTCGGCCAGGTTCTGCAGCGCGCGCTTGCGCTCGAGCATCTGCTCGACCAGGGTGTACTTGAGGAACTCGTAGGAGAGAGAAAAGGTTCGAGCGTCGATGCCAGACTCATGCAGATACGCGTGCAGGTGGAACGACTTGTCGAGAATCATCTGGGTCTTGCGCAGGATCTTCTCGAGCTTCATCTTCTCAGTGGCCGCGCTCGTGCGAAGATTGTCGACCGCGTCCATGAACTTGACCACGAGAACGACATCGTAGCAGCCGGGGCCGTCACCTGAGCATCGCTCCTTGAAGTCGTCGACCATGTCGTCGATGAAGAGCCCGTAGACGTGCAACGCGATCTCGGTGGCCAGGTTGTAGCGTCGGTTCACCTGGTGAATGGCGATTCCGCTGCTCAGGTCGAGCTCGGTGAGCGACTCCGCAAGGCGGTGATATTCGTGGGCCAGCTCGTCCTGGATCGATGCGGCAAGCGTTCGACGCAAGACCCGCACTTCGGCGGCAACGCGATGCAGCGACTCTACGTTCATCCGGAGCGAGACCGACCGGTTCCCCAGCGAGCGGATGGCCTGGTTGACGATGATGCTGTACCGGTTGGTGAGCAGGCGGACGTTGTCACGCAGCTCCTTGCCGAACCGCCGCTCGATCTCGATGAGGCCGGAGACGTATGCCTCTGGAGAGCTCGACGTGTCTTCCACGCAGTCATGAAGCAGGGCGGTGACGAGGTAGCGGGTGGGAAGACCCAGGTCTGCGGTGCGTATGGCGACGTCGGCGGTGTGACAGATCGCGGGCTCGCCGCTCGAGCGCTGCAGGCCTTCGAAGAGCTCAAGGGCATACGAGAACGCCGCAACCGCCTCCTTGCCCAGCTCAGCGGCGACGTCGTCTTCGTATTCAGACGCGGCGCCAGCCGTGCGCAGGAGCTTCTCAGACAAGACCGATCGGCCCTGGAAGCGGTCGAGCTGCATGCTACCCAGCCTTTTTCATCAACTCGTCAGATGACCGCGGCGTAAAGCCTCGGAAAGGAAACGGTTCATCTCGGCCCCACTGGAAACCTGCCTCCCTCTCAGAGTTCGTTGGAGGAAGGGCGCTGCGCTTCTGCAGCGGTCTGGGAAGTCGCCTCGAGAGGTCTCAGATGTTGCGTGCCTGCTGATCGCCGGGGGTATCGGCGGCGCCTGTTCTGCGCGCCCGCGCCATCTCGGTGAGAAGGATGCTCAAGCCCAGCAAGAGGAGGAAGACCGCGCCCACGAAGTCGTCGCCTGCCAGACGCGCGCCATTGGCGGCAAAGTACATTCCGAAGCCCCAGAAGGACAGCGAAAGGAGGGGCACGGTCATCTTCTCCACGTTGTTCACGGGGCCGTTGATGGCAAAGATGTCTTCGATCTCCTTGGGCGGGGCTGACTCGGTCAGGAATGCCGTTTCGCGAACTTCGGTCACCGGCACCAGGGCATAGGCAACGGTCGAGACCACCATGACCATGAACCCCGCGAGGGCCCAGGTCAGCGCGCCCAGCAGCTGGTCGAGAAGAACGAACGGCGCTGTGACCGAGAGCCAGAACAAGACCAGCAGCGTGGTGGTGACCACAAACGGGATCTGTCTCTTGGGCGTGTGGTCGTCAACGTCCATGACGGCTGATTCCGGAAGACCGAAGTCGGGGCCGCGCTGCACCGCGAATACAGTACAGATCGCCACGACTGCCGACAGCGTGAAGAAGAGAGACGCGAAGAACAAGAGGGCTGCAAGCGGATGCGGGTAGGCGTTGCGACCGAAGAAGAGCACGACGGCACCGTTCACGCCGAGGCTGACGGCCAGCACGCGATAGATCTGCGCGTCGTTGATGCGCCGATGAACCCAGACGAAGAGAAGCCCGAGCATGAAGGTCGTGAACCCGTACACGGCTACCTTGTCGAACCAGGGGTTCATGAGGTGGTCGCCGATGATCCGGTCGATGACCAGATCGGAGTAGCCTAGCAGCATTCGATGCCCTTCCTCTGCGTTGCACTTGGAAATGTAGCAGAATCCGCCGTGGGTTTCACGGTTCGTCTCACCATTCCAACAGGCCGCACCCATAGGGCGGGAGGCGAAGCATCCAGGTCCCATCTTCACGGCGGGTGACCTCGCCGTGCTCCTCCTTCTGACGGGCCTCGTCCTTCGGCATCGCGAAGTCGGCGAAGCGGTTGCGAGGCGTGAGCTGGAGAGCGACGGGCAGGTCGGTGGACTGCGCTGCCTCATCGAGATTGGCCGCGACCGCCACGGCACGCCCACCTGGCAGTCGCCACGCGCGCCACGCCGTGGTCGGGTAGACGAGGAACACGTCGAGGAGGCTGCCGCCCGAGAGCGCGAGTCCGTTTCCCTTCACCCCCAGGGTGTGGAGACCGGGGTCGAGGCGACTCGTGGGGATGGCGCGGACCCGTGCGAGTGTGGCCTCATCTGGCGTGGACTCGAGGGGAAGGGAGAGGATGGCGTCGCCGTCGAGGCGCAGATTCAAGGAAGCCCCCGTCGTGCGTTCCTTCAGGAAGACCAGATCGACAGCGTAAGGGGAGCTCTGATGCGTCTCGAAACGAAGCCAGAACGCATTGTCGCCCACGAGGCGCGCCAGGCGGCGTGAAATTCCGTAGAACGTGAGGTCTTGAACGCCGTACGACTCGGTGACGGGGCGACCGTCGACGGCGGGCAGCACCTGCACGCTGTCAGACTGTCCGACCGGAACGGCTCGAATGAGGTCGGCGACGGGGGTGGCGCTGATGGCCAGCAGCGCACAGATTGCACGGGCAGACGCCCCCACGGACCCCTCATGCGATGGACCTTCAGTTGTCATCACCTCCGCGCACCGCCCGCTGCCGGGGTCATAGAGCGCGTGTCCGCTCTTGCCGGGAATGAGCAGCCACGACGCAAACAGCGCTCCGAGGGCGGCGTGACGATCCTTGCCCGACAGCTGCCACACGGCGCGACAGTTCATCGCAAGCGATGCCGCCGTTCCCGGGACGGCTGGAGCGGTTTCGGGAATGGGGGTGATCTGCCAGATCGACGGGAACGACGACAGGATGCGCGGGTACAGGACATCTGCCTCGAGCAGGGCCGTGGACTGATAGGTAGGTTTCTGGAGGACCTCACGGGCGTGCGCGAGGGCAGAGGCCTGCAGGTTTCCATCGGCGTACCAGAGCCACGGGCGGTCGGCCTGGGGCAGAAATGCCTCCCAGGGATACTGCCCCACCGATCCTCGTTGCATCTCCACAAGGCCATCGGCCAGGGTGCGCAGGGCGACGACCGTGGCATCACTGGGACGTGACCGCTGCCAGTCGCAGAGCCCGAGGACGATGGCGGCGGCGGCGTCGGCGCGGTGGAAGGGCAGCCAGGCGGGCATGCGCTTCTGGTCGATGATGAGGTGCCTGCCCACGCCGCGCTCCGGACGGCTCCACATCGATGAGAGCCGCTGCAGGAACGATTCGAGGGCGACCTGAAGCGCGTTCGACAGCGATTCATCACGGGCGAGAACGCGCATGCCGGCCCCGAACGCCTGCACGGCACGAGCCCCCGCCATCCAGTCGGCGGCCCCGAACACCGCCGCTGCCTCGCCGGGCGCCTCGGGGCTCTGGTAGGCGACGAAGCCGCCGTCTGCACGCTGCAGCGCAATGAGCGTGCGAAGCGCGCTCCTGGCCTCGGAGCGCGCTCGATCTGCTCCGCTGCCCCCACGCTCTGCCTGTTCGAGGTAAGCCAGCGCGACCCAGGCGATGTCGTCGGTGCTCACCAGGTCGCTCGTTCCCCGCTGCGACGCAGGCGGTGGTCCCACATCGTGCCAGGCGGCACGCAGGGTAAGGGCGTCGGCGTCGACACGCCAGATCACCTGGTTGCCGCGGTCGCCAAGCTTGACCACGGCGCGCTGACGCTCGATGAACGCGAAGTTCGCCAGACCGTTCACGGAGTTCGGCGGAGACGTGGGGCGGCTCCATGCGGTTGCGGTCGACGCCAGCAAGAACAGCAGAGCGAGCAGACGCCTCATGGTCGGCGAGGTTCCGATGACGATGTGTCGCGCGCAGGGACGCTCGGGCCGGCCGCAGTGTCCGGCGACGGTGTCGGCGGAGAGAGGCGACGCGTGCCGGGGGCGATGGGCGGCCGTGGCTTCAGCACCCGATCCCCCTGCGGGGTCACCGGCGCCGAGGCCGCTCCGCCGGCTTGCTGGAGGCGCACATAGGCTTCCACGTTCCCGTTCCCGGTGAAGACGTTGGTGTCGAGATCGACAACGGCGTCTTCGCAGGTGAGCCAGTCATCGGGCCCACGCTCGTAGCGGACGTTGCTGTACATGTGCACCTGTCTGGCGTCGTGGCCGACATAGTGGGCGCGGTCGGAGAACGCGCGCTTGTCGGCCTGCCTGATCCTGACATCGCCGATGGCGTCGCCCTCCAGCTTCTCCCACCAGTACTCGAGCACGTTGCACATCATGATCGTGGGCACCGTGGTGGTGGGCGAGGTGCTCGAGCCACCGCTGCGCGTGGCCCCGGGTCGCGCGGGCTCGCCCTTCTTCGCAGCGGGGTCGCCTTCTCTTGCCGCTTTCACCTTCTCGGTGACCACGTCGACGTGACCGGTGAGCACGGCTTTTCGCTCCGCGTAGAACGCGGAGAGCTTGTCGGCCGTCATTGTCGTGCCCGGCTGGGTGATGCGCACGCCCTTCGTGAAGTGGCCGATCTGCTTGTCTGTCTCGAACTCGGCGTGAGGGGCCGTGATCTGCGTGTCGAGATGGGTGAAGACCACATTGCCGTCGAGGGTCAGGAAGTGCTTCTGATCGTCATAGCGCATCGACTGGGCGGTGACGCGCACATTGTAGTCGGTGGCGGCGGCTGCCGGAGAGGCGCCTGCGGCCGGTGAGCCCGATCTCTGGGTCGGCGCCTTGGCCTGGGAGGAGGTGGCCGATGCGGGGGGACTCGGACGCGGCGCGGCGATCGCCGAAGGCTGCGCAAACGAGGCCGAGACCCCCACGAGAAGCGTCGCGAGCGCAACAAGCGGGCTCGACGTCGCGCGCGAGGTGTGGGAAGTCTGGCGGGAAGGGGGGGCAGAATGAGGCATCGTCGTCGTGACCTGTGGTTCGCTCTCGCTTTCCCGCGTCCTGTCTGATCACGCTGGACGAGGGGGCGAAGTCTGCCGTCTGTCGTCCCCTCGTTGACAGGCCCACGGGGCTGGGGCCCCTCTCCATCACGAGAAGGCGTGGGCAGCCGACGGCACGGAAAAGAAGAGAGCGGCACCTGTGCCGCTCTCTTGAGACGAACATGGCGGAGAGCGAGGGATTCGAACCCCCGGGACCCTCGCGGGCCCAACGGTTTTCAAGACCGCCGCATTAAACCGCTCTGCCAGCTCTCCAGGCTCGTATGGATCTGATCT encodes:
- a CDS encoding S9 family peptidase, giving the protein MRIPHEPIIDDMHGRQIVDPHRALEDENDPDVIAWTREQGALTRAVLDAVPQRAAIRERLRELLRIGWVGVPRVRGHRYFMERREGEQNQPVLHVRDGLQGEERVLLDPNAWSSDGTIALDWWVVSNDGRRMAYGVSKGGDERSTLHVLEVDSGETLGDVIPGTRACSLAWLEDGSGFYYTRYPAEGEVPSGEEGYHRRIFLHRLGEDPAGDRLVFGEGRAREHWPNVDLSDDGRWMLVSVEVGWTRTDLYLFDRVAQTPPVVISEGVDVLFGAEIVGDVLFLLTNDGAPRYRLYRVDLEAGSAGDRGAWREIIAEHETRVLSGFMVVGGQLIVHWMERASSRLTVHDLDGRHIDEIALPTLGTVSGMSGEHDGDELFFGFSSFTVPPTVYRCAVSDRVEAPARHLSVEADLDPARYAVNQVTYPSRDGTPITMFVVHRADLSLDGTSPCVLTGYGGFNVSMTPGFTRSTYVWLERGGVYAIPNLRGGGEYGEAWHRAGMLESKQNVFDDFIAAAEFLIASGYTRSERLAISGGSNGGLLVGAAMTQRPALFRAVVCSVPLLDMLRYHLFRIARLWIPEYGCAEDPEQFEWLVSYSPYHNVTDGVAYPATLLLTGASDSRVDPLHARKMAARLKEATSGGPVLLRVESDAGHGAGKPLAKVLDEGTDTWSFVFSQLGVR
- a CDS encoding nucleoside kinase → MTDSDHAHRAPVVPQRTPSGRTTVTVSLPDDIRTVPVGTTPYEVLPSAVDDHPVVAAIVDGVIMPLDTPLLSDVSVKALTTAEREGQRIYRRSAALMLLEAAAEIDPDRTFSLGSSLSTHQWIDVTGPDGEPLERLAPRLEARMRAMVAADIDIRHEWWAAQEAIDWFRDRGWTSPALLLHMSREFAVRLVTCGSLRYLGLSALASRAGRIGQFSVRAVDGRLLLIAGGDERTSAEVASRAYADVLHQHARWLASLGVNSVGEFNEKCVRGHVADTIRVAEGFHEKRFTHIADTIASRSGVRIVCVAGPSSSGKTTFIKRLSVQLQVNGLDPVNVSLDDYYKDRERCPRDASGDYDFEALEALDLALLGDQMARLLRGETVKLARFSFQSGRSIPDGGREVRLREGGLLVLEGIHGLNPSLLGPGVEAAQVYRIFIQPLASLAFDPLSRVNPTDLRLIRRIVRDRHTRNATAAESIARWPAVRRGEHAHIFPHISRADVVFDTSLIYELSVLKVYAERYLLEVPRSDPAFATAFRLRELIDRFVAIYPDHVPPTSILREFIGASSFEY
- a CDS encoding HD domain-containing protein, whose translation is MQLDRFQGRSVLSEKLLRTAGAASEYEDDVAAELGKEAVAAFSYALELFEGLQRSSGEPAICHTADVAIRTADLGLPTRYLVTALLHDCVEDTSSSPEAYVSGLIEIERRFGKELRDNVRLLTNRYSIIVNQAIRSLGNRSVSLRMNVESLHRVAAEVRVLRRTLAASIQDELAHEYHRLAESLTELDLSSGIAIHQVNRRYNLATEIALHVYGLFIDDMVDDFKERCSGDGPGCYDVVLVVKFMDAVDNLRTSAATEKMKLEKILRKTQMILDKSFHLHAYLHESGIDARTFSLSYEFLKYTLVEQMLERKRALQNLADTRFSPLSDFMVEQITALESKYKIDMSPPQRLTELRGELRSLNATPAT
- a CDS encoding pyridoxal phosphate-dependent aminotransferase; protein product: MRLSDRAGALKPSSTLAVTARVKALQAAGVDVIGFGAGEPDFDTPAHIKQAAIEALERGRTKYEPNPGTPEARAAVARYMNSRHGFDCKPENVIISVGGKHSLYLAFMALVNPGDEVLIPAPYWVTYPEQARLAGGVVKEIPTTVDSGFKITPEQLEAALTPRSRVLVLNSPSNPTGTMYSPDDLQGLADVVMRHPNLVVFADDIYERLVYGTTPFTSFATLRDGLFERTVTFNCLSKSYAMTGWRIGFTVAPLPLIKAMDGLQGQMTSNITSFAMAAVPAALDGPQDAVETMRQAFAQRGAHMHARLSSMPGVKCVQPTGAFYVFPDISALFGRRDGRGNVLQTAGDLAASLLEEARVAVVPGEDFAAPGNVRLSFATSMERIDEGLNRLEGWITSLG